The Saccharomycodes ludwigii strain NBRC 1722 chromosome II, whole genome shotgun sequence genome window below encodes:
- the ENP2 gene encoding ribosome biosynthesis protein ENP2 (similar to Saccharomyces cerevisiae YGR145W | ENP2 | Essential Nuclear Protein) → MVLKSTSASDISVYQVSGTNVARSLPDWIAKKRKRALKNDFEYQNRVDLVQDFEFSEASNKIKVTPDGQFAMATGTYKPQIHVYDFNNLSLKFERHTDAENVDFLILSDDWTKSVHLQNDRSIQFQNKGGLHYTTRIPKFGRCLSYNKSNCDLYIGASGDELYRLNLEQGRFLNPFKLETEGVNCIDINPVHGLISIGMENNKVVEFWDPRSRSRVSKLFLENQLDNSQFQITATSFRKDGLNFACGTSNGYSYIYDLRANNPTMIKDQGYGFEIKKIIWLDDVDTSSGDNILTCDKRIAKIWNRNTGKAYASMEPNVDINDIEHVKGTGMFFTANEGIPMHTYYIPNLGPAPRWCSFLDSITEELEEKPSESVYSNYRFITREDVTKLNIGHLVGSKVLRPYMHGFFINTELYDRVSLISNPDSFKDQREREIRKRIEKERESRIRTGGAIEKPKVKVNKNLVERLSTKRGSKAVTENVLKDDRFKEMFEDEDFQVDEDDYDYKQLNPVKSAKETEEGAKKRIRALTAAEESDEERIAAKEGRSGNHNYSDIEEDGSDEEKEEKEEKEKAETEKKMSERQKSQIKKQLENMNRRKKQREESAKYLMEMRPGTDLNQEEQNKAEVSFGKQVSKLRKEQLDSERNDNNTLFRRNHRGEAELTFIPKKPQPRPKQKSKDNGDNNSANDDDDDDDGDGGDRKDNGRSKQRWEGRRRASKNVFRGM, encoded by the coding sequence ATGGTTTTAAAATCCACATCAGCTAGTGACATATCAGTATACCAAGTATCAGGTACAAACGTAGCAAGATCACTACCCGATTGGATagctaaaaaaagaaaaagagccttaaaaaatgattttgaaTATCAAAACAGGGTTGATTTAGTTCAAGATTTCGAATTTAGTGAAGcttctaataaaattaaagttaCGCCTGATGGGCAATTTGCTATGGCTACAGGTACGTACAAGCCACAAATCCACGTTTATGACTTCAATAATTTATCGTTAAAATTTGAAAGACATACTGACGCAGAAAatgttgattttttaatactaaGTGATGATTGGACTAAGTCAGTTCATTTGCAAAATGATAGAAGTATTCAGTTCCAAAATAAAGGTGGACTACACTATACTACTAGGATTCCCAAATTTGGCAGATGTTTAAGTTATAACAAGAGTAATTGTGATTTGTATATTGGCGCTTCTGGAGATGAATTGTATAGGTTAAATTTGGAACAAGGTAGATTTTTAAACCCGTTTAAACTGGAAACAGAAGGTGTTAATTGCATTGATATTAATCCAGTGCATGGTTTGATTTCAATAGGCATGGAGAACAACAAAGTTGTTGAATTTTGGGATCCAAGAAGTAGAAGTAGAGTTTCTAAACTGTTTTTAGAAAATCAGTTAGATAATTCACAATTCCAAATAACCGCCACTAGTTTTAGAAAAGATGGATTAAATTTTGCATGTGGTACTTCTAATGGATATAGTTATATCTACGATTTACGTGCCAACAATCCAACCATGATCAAGGATCAGGGCTATGGTTTTGAAAtcaagaaaataatttggCTAGATGACGTAGATACCAGCAGTGGTGATAATATCTTGACTTGTGACAAGAGAATTGCTAAGATTTGGAATAGAAATACTGGTAAAGCTTATGCCAGTATGGAACCTAATGTGGATATAAACGATATTGAACATGTCAAGGGTACTGGCATGTTTTTCACGGCAAATGAGGGGATACCTATGCACACGTATTATATTCCTAACTTGGGTCCTGCTCCTCGTTGGTGTTCATTTTTGGACTCCATAACAGAAGAATTAGAAGAAAAACCAAGCGAATCAGTATATAGTAATTATAGATTTATTACTAGGGAAGATGTCACGAAGTTGAATATCGGCCATCTGGTTGGGTCTAAAGTGTTGAGACCTTATATGCATGGGTTTTTCATCAATACAGAACTATATGATAGGGTGTCCTTGATATCTAATCCAGATTCATTCAAAGACCAAAGAGAAAGGGAAATTAGAAAGAGAATCGAAAAGGAGAGAGAATCCAGAATTAGGACTGGTGGTGCGATTGAGAAACCTAAAGTCAAAGTCAACAAAAACTTGGTTGAAAGATTATCTACGAAACGTGGTAGCAAAGCAGTTACTGAAAATGTATTGAAGGATGACCGTTTCAAGGAAATgtttgaagatgaagatttCCAGGTCGACGAAGATGATTATGACTACAAACAGTTGAACCCAGTAAAATCTGCCAAAGAAACTGAAGAGGGCGCTAAAAAACGTATTAGAGCATTAACCGCTGCGGAAGAATCGGATGAAGAAAGAATAGCAGCAAAAGAGGGACGCAGTGGCAATCACAATTACTCCGATATCGAGGAGGATGGATCAGACGAAGagaaagaggaaaaagaagaaaaagaaaaagcagaaacagagaaaaaaatgtctGAGAGGCAAAAATCACAGATTAAAAAGCAATTAGAAAATATGAACCGCAGAAAAAAACAGAGAGAAGAAAGTGCCAAGTACTTAATGGAAATGAGACCTGGAACTGATCTTAACCAGGAAGAGCAAAACAAAGCCGAAGTTTCATTTGGTAAACAAGTTTCTAAATTAAGAAAGGAACAACTGGATAGCGAAAGAAATGACAATAACACTTTATTCCGCAGAAATCATCGTGGTGAGGCAGAATTAACGTTCATACCTAAAAAACCACAGCCACGGCCTAAACAAAAATCCAAAGATAATGGAGATAATAACAGTGccaatgatgatgatgatgatgatgatggcGATGGTGGAGATAGAAAAGATAATGGAAGATCTAAACAAAGATGGGAAGGTAGGAGAAGAGCTAGTAAAAACGTTTTCCGTGGCATGTAA